A region from the Aphis gossypii isolate Hap1 chromosome 1, ASM2018417v2, whole genome shotgun sequence genome encodes:
- the LOC126550291 gene encoding silk gland factor 3-like, producing the protein MATTYLPVGSGGGGGGGGGGPGSGDLDGMGGMSVVNQPGGPYQQPSPSPRGGNGQDHPAGELKYMPPGQHHHHHHHHHQVPTSPSPVSLSAAASWVDPWAASMSMHQHHPHHPHHPHQGLDIKPPPDMRAVTGGGGGGGGGGGGGGGAQTWHTGPPPPVVSAGHYNGSGSGSPQLGHHGAYHVMNGMLGHTHPAVQMHGHSPSYPQQHDPQSPGGEEDAPTSDDLEAFAKQFKQRRIKLGFTQADVGLALGTLYGNVFSQTTICRFEALQLSFKNMCKLKPLLQKWLEEADSTTGSPTSIDKIAAQGRKRKKRTSIEVSVKGALEQHFHKQPKPSAQEITSLADSLQLEKEVVRVWFCNRRQKEKRMTPPNTMGGPQDGGMMDGGLGGGGGGPMGHGGLHQAYHHQDHVMHGSPMGPHSHSHSPPMLSPIGNHQSLAAH; encoded by the coding sequence ATGGCCACCACGTACCTGCCGGTGGgcagcggtggcggcggcggcggtggcggcggcggccccGGCTCCGGTGACCTGGACGGCATGGGAGGCATGTCGGTGGTCAACCAGCCCGGAGGACCGTACCAGCAGCCGTCGCCGTCGCCCCGTGGCGGCAACGGTCAAGACCACCCGGCCGGCGAGCTGAAATACATGCCGCCCGGGCAACATCACCATCACCACCACCATCACCATCAAGTTCCTACGTCCCCGTCGCCGGTGTCGCTGTCGGCCGCGGCCAGTTGGGTGGACCCGTGGGCCGCGTCCATGAGCATGCACCAACACCATCCGCACCATCCGCACCACCCGCACCAGGGACTGGACATCAAACCGCCGCCAGACATGCGAGCCGTgaccggcggcggcggcggtggcggcggtggcggaggcggcggcggtggcgcgCAGACCTGGCACACgggaccgccgccgccggtcGTCTCGGCCGGCCACTACAACGGCAGCGGGTCCGGGTCGCCGCAGCTCGGCCACCACGGCGCGTACCACGTGATGAACGGCATGCTGGGCCACACGCACCCGGCCGTCCAGATGCACGGCCACAGCCCGTCGTACCCGCAACAACACGACCCGCAGTCGCCCGGCGGCGAAGAGGACGCTCCCACGTCCGACGACCTCGAGGCGTTCGCCAAACAGTTCAAGCAGCGCCGGATCAAGCTGGGCTTCACGCAGGCCGACGTCGGCCTGGCGTTGGGCACGCTCTACGGTAACGTGTTCTCGCAGACCACCATATGCCGGTTCGAGGCGCTGCAGCTGTCGTTCAAGAACATGTGCAAGCTCAAGCCGCTGCTGCAAAAGTGGCTGGAGGAGGCCGACTCGACGACGGGCTCGCCGACCAGCATCGACAAGATCGCGGCGCAGGGTCGCAAGCGCAAGAAGCGCACCAGCATCGAGGTGTCCGTCAAGGGGGCCCTGGAGCAGCACTTCCACAAGCAGCCCAAACCGTCCGCGCAAGAGATCACGTCGCTGGCCGACTCGCTGCAGCTGGAGAAGGAGGTGGTGCGCGTGTGGTTCTGCAACCGGAGGCAGAAGGAAAAGCGCATGACGCCCCCGAACACCATGGGCGGCCCGCAGGACGGCGGCATGATGGACGGCGGCCTGGGCGGCGGAGGCGGCGGCCCGATGGGCCACGGGGGCCTGCACCAAGCGTACCACCATCAGGACCACGTGATGCACGGCTCGCCGATGGGACCGCACTCGCACTCGCACAGCCCGCCGATGCTCTCGCCGATCGGCAACCATCAGTCGCTTGCGGCTCATTAA